In Thermosphaera sp., a genomic segment contains:
- a CDS encoding FtsX-like permease family protein, producing the protein MLLTDMIRLSTKTLSERKVRAILTIIGIAIGPLALITISSVTSGYGNYIVQSILGLGQNLIVVTPGQNYKLTQDDLLLLRSIDGVVDAVPFYTTQGEITIGGERKTVFVYAVDSDFLLRAIVSLEVREGTPPSEAEVGRAMIGYSIAYDSSGAKRYDVGDVLYITVYQVGQGGRVQVKRLNVVVSAILEKYGGAAFLNPDLTVFTPIETVQRVLNIKDWSGILILAEDPSYVDYITSRIREIYGGSVDAISFLAIARIAMSIIKTVDFITFAATLSAFAVAVAGTASTMITSVIERTREIGVLKALGFKDRQILLLIILEGVLMSMIGVVIGSTLGVLGAHLLSKYGFTITGGAFAIRIEAFPDLSPVLFLRTTLLTILVGIVGAAFPAYRAMKIPPAAALRYE; encoded by the coding sequence ATGTTGTTAACTGATATGATTAGGTTGAGCACTAAGACTCTCTCAGAGCGTAAGGTTAGAGCCATATTAACCATAATAGGGATAGCTATAGGTCCCTTAGCGTTGATAACCATTTCCAGCGTTACAAGTGGTTACGGAAATTACATTGTTCAAAGCATTCTTGGGCTGGGACAAAACCTCATTGTAGTTACTCCAGGGCAAAACTACAAGCTTACGCAGGACGACCTATTATTGCTTAGATCAATAGACGGAGTAGTTGACGCGGTTCCCTTCTATACCACGCAGGGAGAAATAACTATTGGAGGAGAGAGAAAAACCGTGTTCGTTTACGCTGTGGATTCGGACTTCCTTTTAAGGGCGATCGTTAGTTTGGAGGTAAGAGAAGGCACTCCTCCTTCAGAGGCCGAAGTAGGTAGGGCAATGATCGGCTACTCTATTGCTTATGACTCCTCCGGGGCCAAGCGATATGATGTTGGTGATGTTCTATACATTACCGTGTATCAGGTTGGACAGGGGGGTAGAGTCCAAGTGAAAAGATTAAACGTCGTTGTCTCAGCAATATTAGAAAAATACGGTGGAGCGGCATTCTTGAACCCGGATCTAACCGTGTTCACCCCTATTGAGACTGTTCAAAGAGTTTTGAACATCAAAGACTGGAGCGGTATCTTAATACTTGCTGAAGACCCTTCATACGTCGATTACATTACAAGCAGGATTCGAGAGATCTATGGGGGAAGCGTTGATGCCATTTCCTTCTTAGCAATAGCCAGGATTGCGATGAGCATTATCAAGACAGTGGATTTCATAACCTTCGCGGCTACGTTATCCGCCTTCGCAGTAGCGGTAGCAGGAACCGCATCAACAATGATAACTAGCGTCATTGAAAGAACACGAGAGATAGGGGTTCTGAAAGCCCTAGGGTTCAAAGACAGACAAATCCTACTCCTTATTATATTGGAAGGAGTTTTAATGAGTATGATTGGAGTCGTAATAGGTTCCACACTAGGAGTTCTCGGCGCCCACCTCTTATCCAAGTATGGTTTCACTATTACCGGCGGTGCATTCGCGATTAGAATTGAAGCCTTCCCAGACCTTTCTCCGGTTTTATTCTTAAGAACAACACTCTTAACGATTCTCGTGGGCATCGTGGGAGCCGCTTTTCCAGCATACAGGGCTATGAAGATACCCCCAGCCGCAGCGCTGAGATACGAGTAA
- a CDS encoding ATP-binding cassette domain-containing protein has protein sequence MTDIIIVENLVKRFKDVVAVNNVSFNVRKGEIFGLLGPNGAGKTTTIHIIATLLKPTSGRVFVAGVDVSENPQSVRKKIGIVFQDPSLDNQLTAYDNMYIHGKLYGIQEPELKRKINELLDLVELAEFKNKQVRYFSGGMRRRLEIARSLLHEPELLILDEPTIGLDPQSRNKVWEYLRKIMKEYNTTILMTTHYMDEAEELASRIAIMDRGKIVAMGSSEELKSMLGRDMVLLRLSGDAKELCEKLNFAKDCKLTVDGRMELLVENASKIIPEIFDLANANGVKILEINYRRPTLNDVFLHLTGRELRDHLEENLPAPPRRGFRW, from the coding sequence TTGACCGACATCATAATCGTTGAAAACCTTGTAAAGAGATTCAAGGATGTTGTGGCGGTAAATAACGTGTCTTTCAACGTGAGAAAGGGTGAGATATTCGGACTGCTTGGACCTAACGGTGCTGGAAAAACTACAACGATTCACATCATTGCAACGCTCTTAAAACCTACATCAGGAAGAGTCTTTGTCGCTGGAGTGGACGTCTCTGAAAACCCGCAAAGCGTTAGGAAAAAGATAGGGATCGTCTTTCAAGACCCCAGCTTGGACAATCAATTAACAGCTTATGATAACATGTACATCCATGGTAAACTCTACGGGATCCAGGAACCAGAGCTTAAGAGGAAAATCAACGAATTATTAGACCTTGTTGAACTCGCAGAGTTTAAGAATAAACAAGTAAGATATTTCAGCGGGGGAATGAGAAGAAGGCTCGAGATTGCTAGAAGCCTACTACATGAACCTGAGCTGTTAATCCTAGATGAACCAACGATCGGCTTGGACCCGCAGTCGCGAAACAAGGTATGGGAGTATCTTCGAAAGATCATGAAAGAATACAATACGACGATACTGATGACTACTCATTATATGGATGAAGCTGAGGAGCTTGCTAGCAGGATTGCAATTATGGATCGTGGGAAGATAGTGGCGATGGGTTCTTCCGAAGAGCTGAAATCCATGTTGGGAAGAGACATGGTGCTTTTAAGACTATCCGGCGACGCGAAGGAATTATGTGAAAAACTAAACTTCGCGAAGGACTGCAAGCTTACTGTTGACGGGAGGATGGAGCTTCTCGTCGAAAACGCTTCGAAGATAATACCCGAGATTTTCGACCTAGCTAATGCCAATGGCGTTAAGATACTCGAGATAAACTACAGGAGACCAACTCTAAATGATGTTTTTCTGCACTTGACTGGGAGGGAGTTGAGAGATCACTTAGAAGAAAACCTCCCTGCACCTCCCAGAAGAGGTTTCAGGTGGTGA
- the speE gene encoding polyamine aminopropyltransferase: protein MSEDGLYLFEPAGKSMKCLFKIKKVLALEKTPYQEIAFVELEGFGKSLIIDNYIQSTEVDEHLYHELLVHPPMILHPNPARILIIGGGEGATLREVLKHNTVKEAVMVDIDEKVVEFSKKYLEHMHKGSFYDPRSKVLIMDGLKYVREAPYNYYDVVILDLTDPYAGEAARALYSNEFYSDVKKILRKDGVLVTQAGSSYFYPEEYRYVLNNIKSNFKYTGEYWTWIPSFGVNVNFIVASDEHDPDSITPEEFENRLGARGVKLKYLTGARFKGLLLIGVIYQK from the coding sequence ATGAGCGAGGATGGGCTCTACTTGTTCGAGCCTGCTGGAAAATCAATGAAATGCTTGTTCAAAATCAAAAAAGTACTTGCATTAGAGAAAACTCCCTACCAGGAAATCGCTTTCGTGGAACTTGAAGGTTTCGGGAAATCATTAATAATTGATAACTACATTCAAAGCACGGAAGTCGATGAACACTTGTATCACGAGCTATTGGTCCATCCGCCAATGATCCTGCATCCCAATCCTGCCAGAATTTTAATCATAGGAGGAGGAGAAGGGGCTACGCTGAGAGAAGTATTAAAGCATAATACTGTGAAGGAAGCTGTGATGGTTGATATTGATGAAAAAGTCGTGGAATTCTCGAAGAAATATCTAGAACACATGCACAAGGGAAGTTTCTACGATCCCCGTAGCAAGGTTCTGATTATGGATGGACTTAAATATGTTAGGGAGGCCCCCTACAACTACTATGATGTCGTCATTTTGGACTTAACAGATCCTTATGCTGGGGAGGCTGCAAGAGCCTTGTATAGCAATGAGTTCTATTCCGACGTTAAGAAGATATTGAGAAAAGATGGAGTTCTTGTTACTCAGGCTGGAAGCAGTTACTTCTACCCTGAAGAATACAGGTACGTGTTAAACAATATAAAGAGTAATTTCAAGTACACGGGAGAATACTGGACTTGGATACCCAGCTTCGGAGTCAACGTGAATTTCATAGTGGCGTCGGACGAGCACGATCCTGATAGTATTACACCTGAAGAATTCGAGAATAGGCTCGGAGCTAGGGGAGTCAAGCTCAAATATCTCACGGGAGCAAGGTTCAAAGGATTATTGTTAATTGGGGTGATTTATCAAAAATAG
- a CDS encoding DUF2299 family protein has protein sequence MFLASNIYDMISKWLVEESFTIRRLEAPPEAKISWGLDVFTPGHPSVNFKIINPVDKQDRVLLVLGIGISPDHKRELEKLKATERLRVISNIVGKALAVCIDCQITVQPNMVDPQAMSILLVLFNEEIEAYRKPYFMRLVARVLNTYFAIISGFNEWYPVIPDEGRKRIQPYA, from the coding sequence GTGTTTTTGGCAAGCAACATATATGATATGATAAGCAAGTGGCTTGTTGAAGAATCGTTCACGATTAGAAGGCTGGAAGCCCCGCCGGAGGCAAAAATCTCCTGGGGGCTTGACGTGTTCACGCCGGGACATCCAAGCGTCAACTTCAAAATTATAAACCCCGTTGACAAGCAAGATAGAGTTCTATTAGTACTTGGCATTGGCATATCTCCAGACCACAAAAGGGAGCTCGAAAAGCTGAAAGCTACTGAACGCTTGCGCGTAATATCAAACATAGTTGGAAAGGCTCTCGCTGTTTGCATTGATTGCCAGATAACTGTACAGCCGAACATGGTGGACCCTCAGGCTATGAGCATCCTCCTGGTCTTGTTCAACGAGGAGATAGAGGCTTACAGGAAGCCATACTTCATGAGGCTGGTTGCGCGTGTTCTCAATACGTATTTTGCAATAATCTCTGGATTCAATGAATGGTATCCAGTTATTCCAGACGAGGGTAGGAAGCGTATTCAACCCTACGCTTGA
- a CDS encoding ABC transporter ATP-binding protein: protein MSEIIRLVNVYKTYKVGSVETLALKNINLEIKRGDLISIMGPSGSGKTTLLNVLGLLDKPTSGAVFVEGEDVTKLSSDEIAEIRNKKIGFVFQQFNLINRLTVLENVELPLIARGVAKPVRVKKASEAIRSVGGDEAWFRKKPNQLSGGQQQRVAIARALVGDPELILADEPTGNLDRKNAKLVLETFLKLNQTGIAICIVTHDPEIANCTNKIFIIRDGSIISTNEPERERCILYTVQG, encoded by the coding sequence ATGTCAGAGATAATTAGACTCGTCAATGTCTATAAGACTTATAAAGTTGGAAGCGTAGAGACTCTTGCTCTCAAGAACATCAACTTGGAGATTAAAAGGGGAGATCTGATATCCATCATGGGTCCCAGCGGATCTGGCAAGACCACGCTTTTAAACGTGCTGGGATTGCTTGATAAACCAACCTCTGGAGCCGTATTTGTCGAGGGAGAAGATGTTACTAAGTTATCGAGTGACGAAATAGCAGAGATAAGGAATAAGAAGATTGGATTCGTGTTTCAACAATTCAACCTTATCAATAGATTAACTGTTCTCGAAAACGTTGAACTCCCTTTAATAGCTAGAGGAGTGGCCAAACCGGTTCGGGTGAAGAAGGCCTCAGAGGCTATAAGATCAGTCGGCGGAGATGAAGCATGGTTTCGGAAAAAACCTAACCAGCTGAGCGGTGGCCAGCAACAAAGAGTTGCCATCGCAAGAGCTCTTGTCGGAGATCCAGAGTTAATCCTCGCCGATGAGCCCACTGGCAACTTAGATAGGAAAAATGCAAAGCTGGTTTTAGAAACTTTCTTAAAGCTGAATCAAACCGGGATAGCAATATGTATTGTTACCCATGACCCTGAGATTGCCAATTGTACCAACAAAATCTTTATTATAAGAGATGGTTCAATCATATCAACTAATGAGCCAGAGAGGGAAAGGTGCATCCTGTACACTGTTCAAGGGTGA
- the deoC gene encoding deoxyribose-phosphate aldolase — MRLLKSLHYKTSFDLTPRELASVIDHTLLKPDADYKTLEKYINDVREYGFKLLMLPLSLLEKALEISGKTITYGVVVGFPLGNTSTRTKVAEALEAASLGAKEIDMVMNISWFKTKEYSKVVDDVTQVVNAAKRGGVEIVKVIIETSLLDDSEKIIATELVAKSGADFVKTNTGFLGGGATLHDVHLLARASQGRVKVKASGGVRHALDSIALLEAGASRIGTSNGDKIMKEFYELVGEA; from the coding sequence GTGAGACTTTTGAAAAGCCTTCACTATAAAACATCGTTTGACCTGACTCCTCGCGAGCTAGCCTCTGTAATTGATCACACGTTGCTCAAGCCGGATGCTGATTACAAGACTCTAGAGAAGTACATTAACGACGTTAGGGAGTACGGATTCAAACTATTGATGCTCCCCTTATCTCTGCTCGAGAAGGCCCTAGAAATATCTGGTAAGACGATCACCTATGGTGTTGTCGTTGGGTTTCCGCTAGGAAACACTTCAACGAGAACAAAGGTCGCAGAGGCATTGGAAGCCGCTTCCCTCGGCGCGAAGGAGATAGACATGGTCATGAATATCTCATGGTTCAAAACTAAGGAATATAGTAAAGTTGTAGATGATGTAACACAAGTAGTGAATGCCGCTAAGAGAGGCGGCGTTGAAATCGTTAAGGTCATAATAGAGACCTCGCTCCTAGATGATAGTGAAAAGATCATTGCCACAGAGTTAGTTGCTAAGAGTGGGGCAGATTTCGTAAAGACCAACACAGGCTTTCTCGGAGGTGGGGCTACGCTGCACGACGTGCATCTTCTCGCAAGGGCTTCGCAAGGGCGTGTTAAGGTAAAAGCGTCGGGAGGAGTAAGACACGCCCTAGACTCCATAGCTTTACTAGAGGCCGGGGCAAGCAGGATTGGGACCAGCAATGGAGATAAAATTATGAAGGAGTTTTATGAACTTGTGGGTGAGGCCTGA
- a CDS encoding DMT family transporter — protein MTSWLAYALVSLLLWGIWGVLLKISNNYYNTVTTYYLSTVGSFVAATALTLTMKTSIRANPLKEIYLPIVAGVFGTVGYWFMVKALEKGEASLVIAITAVYPVVTFILSLIILGEKLSMLQIVGVLLAVFGVLLMSL, from the coding sequence ATGACGAGCTGGCTCGCATACGCACTTGTCTCCCTGTTATTATGGGGAATATGGGGTGTTCTGTTGAAAATCTCCAACAACTACTACAATACGGTAACAACATATTACTTGAGCACCGTCGGATCGTTTGTCGCAGCTACGGCTTTAACCCTTACAATGAAAACATCCATCAGGGCAAACCCTCTAAAAGAAATTTACCTCCCAATCGTCGCGGGTGTTTTTGGCACCGTGGGATACTGGTTCATGGTGAAAGCCCTTGAAAAAGGAGAGGCTAGCTTGGTAATAGCGATAACGGCTGTATATCCGGTTGTAACTTTTATCCTATCGCTGATTATTCTTGGGGAAAAACTATCGATGTTGCAAATAGTAGGGGTTTTACTCGCTGTTTTCGGAGTCCTGTTAATGAGCCTGTAA
- a CDS encoding PadR family transcriptional regulator, whose protein sequence is MKIKVKKYLSLKILEILSKGDKHGYAIAKEIFQNIGMKTSAGILYPMLRSLEKDGLIKSRKVHEGSRLKKVYTITDKGREILRNNETLIEEIRKFENKFREIKELGITELLMTLKRIYENLDSFDEKEKTVLKQLVQSFNIQLKSLIGELY, encoded by the coding sequence ATGAAAATAAAGGTAAAGAAATACTTGTCGCTTAAGATCCTAGAGATTTTATCAAAGGGGGATAAGCACGGCTACGCTATTGCCAAAGAGATCTTTCAGAACATTGGGATGAAAACTAGCGCTGGAATCCTATACCCAATGCTTCGTTCTCTTGAAAAGGATGGTCTGATAAAATCCCGAAAAGTTCACGAGGGTTCAAGGTTGAAAAAAGTCTATACAATAACAGATAAAGGTAGAGAGATTCTAAGGAATAATGAGACCTTAATTGAAGAGATTCGTAAATTTGAAAACAAGTTCAGAGAGATTAAGGAACTAGGGATTACTGAGTTACTGATGACTCTAAAGCGGATTTATGAGAATCTTGACAGTTTCGACGAGAAGGAGAAAACCGTTTTGAAACAGCTTGTTCAGTCATTTAATATTCAACTTAAATCTTTGATCGGTGAGTTGTATTGA
- a CDS encoding ABC transporter permease → MSKEFDAFTAMVYRQLKRWISSRARVVSVLLQPFLWLFFIGVGFGSIFNGGVNIQFENPPIPINTTQIIQSYFNKLFGGVDYVTFIVSGLVVVTAFIGSFISGISVIWDKQFGFLKESLVAPASRKIIILGRIVGDSIVNTVQALVVILIAAPFAGGLKLLHIPLGLIYIFITALGFTGLGILISLKFSSMEGFQMIVNLITMPLMFMSGVFYPLAQMPQWMQIVSKINPLTYSVHGVRYWLTGADVGFEYMHWSMDLLVIFGFAAVLLAIASEMFEKTTIED, encoded by the coding sequence ATGAGCAAGGAGTTTGACGCGTTCACTGCAATGGTGTATAGACAATTGAAGAGATGGATTAGCTCTAGAGCCAGAGTAGTGTCCGTGCTACTTCAACCCTTCTTATGGTTGTTCTTCATAGGCGTCGGATTCGGCAGCATCTTTAACGGGGGAGTGAATATTCAATTTGAAAACCCGCCTATTCCTATTAACACGACGCAAATAATACAATCATACTTCAACAAACTATTCGGCGGAGTGGACTACGTTACATTTATAGTTAGTGGACTAGTAGTGGTCACTGCCTTCATTGGAAGCTTTATATCGGGTATTAGCGTCATATGGGATAAGCAATTCGGCTTCCTTAAGGAGAGTCTTGTTGCTCCTGCCTCCAGAAAAATCATAATACTTGGAAGAATAGTGGGAGATTCAATCGTTAACACCGTTCAAGCACTAGTAGTAATATTAATTGCCGCCCCCTTTGCAGGCGGCTTGAAGCTTCTCCACATACCATTAGGGTTGATTTATATATTCATAACGGCGCTCGGATTCACGGGACTAGGTATTTTAATATCTCTGAAATTCAGCAGTATGGAAGGCTTCCAAATGATAGTGAACTTGATAACAATGCCGCTGATGTTCATGAGCGGTGTGTTTTATCCCCTGGCCCAAATGCCGCAATGGATGCAAATAGTTTCAAAAATAAATCCCTTGACATACTCAGTTCATGGAGTGAGATACTGGCTTACGGGTGCAGACGTTGGCTTCGAATACATGCACTGGAGTATGGATCTCTTAGTCATATTTGGATTTGCCGCGGTTCTCTTGGCAATTGCTTCAGAAATGTTTGAAAAAACCACTATCGAAGACTGA